A genome region from Wielerella bovis includes the following:
- a CDS encoding efflux RND transporter permease subunit, with amino-acid sequence MKTGISSWAIRRPIPTIVLFLGLMIFGIFSFYKLPINADPNMAFPLVTVSVSQEGASAEELENAVTRQVENALSGMAGVRHITSSLTQGNSVTTVEFQLETDTDRAVNDVRNAISQIQGDLPQNISAPVVSRADTEGGALVYYAVESPNMNQTELAWFIDDTVSRRVLALSGVQQVNRIGGAKQEIQVLLKADKLQALGITAEQVSQQIALTNVNMPAGRTKLFDGEQSISVQGSSRDVETLAQMMISLGDNRQVRLDELADIKNTHAEIRSRSRLNGREVLGFNVLRSKGASDTQVMARVEQAVAELAEKYPDVRIQEAYNSVETTKENYKVAMTTLLEGAILTVLVVWLFLRNWRATLVAAIALPLSILPTFAVMHLLGYTLNSVTLLAITLVIGILVDDAIVEIENIETHLHQGKRPFQAALDASDAIGFAVVAITGTIVAVFLSVSFIGGVTGQYFSQFGVTVSAAVLASLLVARLATPLLAAYLLKPLHKNTHENQNKTGKLHGLYLALLAKALHFRKTTLLLGGVFMVASFALIPLLPTGFVPKGDTGRSQVEIALPPASTLAQTDSVLKQIEQRLQSRDDVAGVFVTLGKGGEINKGELLINLKPHSERQISQKQFEEELRQELQQFADMRFSFRNELAARDVSITLVGSDPQQLRQTAQTLKEQMATLPSLANIGINAPLMKPEVQVRLNHSEASRLGVTPQAVGNLLRIATVGDTGGNSARFNLSDRQLPIRVTLGEQDRNNLAVLSHLPVATNNGTTVLLNSVAELFIGETSSGIERFDRERQVIVEVDLTEGYTIGDVLNAVNGLPIMQDLPAGVKLPETGDAEYMSEMFEQFGMAMGFGILMVLMVLILLFRDFLQPLTILIALPLSIGGAMVGLLLYGAALDMSSVIGILMLMGIVTKNSILLVDFVIEKRKQGTDRHTALMQSGAERARPIVMTTIAMVAGMLPAVFASGAGAAFRAPMAIAVICGLITSTLLSLIFVPVFYALMDDVKNWLAPKLAKLTSVTEADRQLAEKMGE; translated from the coding sequence ATGAAAACAGGCATTTCATCTTGGGCGATTCGCCGTCCCATTCCCACGATTGTGCTGTTTTTGGGATTGATGATTTTTGGGATTTTTTCATTTTATAAATTGCCGATTAATGCCGACCCCAATATGGCGTTTCCCTTGGTTACTGTTTCGGTCAGCCAAGAAGGTGCGTCTGCCGAAGAGCTGGAAAATGCGGTTACTCGTCAAGTGGAAAACGCCTTGTCGGGTATGGCTGGTGTCCGCCACATTACTTCTAGTTTGACGCAAGGCAATTCGGTAACGACCGTAGAATTTCAATTAGAAACCGACACAGACCGTGCCGTGAATGATGTTCGCAATGCCATTAGCCAAATTCAAGGCGATTTGCCCCAAAACATCTCTGCCCCTGTCGTTTCACGGGCGGACACAGAAGGCGGTGCTTTGGTTTATTATGCCGTAGAGTCGCCCAATATGAATCAAACGGAACTGGCGTGGTTCATTGATGATACGGTCAGTCGCCGAGTGTTGGCGTTGTCTGGCGTTCAGCAGGTCAATCGCATTGGTGGAGCAAAGCAAGAAATTCAAGTTTTGTTAAAAGCCGACAAATTGCAAGCTCTGGGCATCACAGCCGAACAGGTCAGCCAGCAGATTGCCCTAACCAATGTCAATATGCCCGCAGGACGCACCAAGCTGTTTGATGGCGAACAATCCATTAGCGTGCAAGGGAGCAGTCGTGATGTTGAGACACTGGCACAAATGATGATTTCACTTGGTGACAACCGTCAAGTGCGGTTGGACGAATTAGCCGACATCAAAAACACCCACGCCGAGATTCGCAGTCGCAGTCGTCTTAATGGGCGTGAAGTGCTTGGCTTTAATGTCCTTCGCAGTAAAGGAGCGAGCGATACCCAAGTGATGGCAAGGGTGGAACAAGCCGTTGCCGAGCTTGCCGAAAAATACCCCGATGTGCGTATCCAAGAAGCTTACAACAGCGTTGAAACCACCAAAGAAAATTACAAAGTGGCAATGACCACTTTGCTAGAAGGGGCGATTTTGACGGTGCTGGTGGTGTGGCTGTTTTTGCGTAATTGGCGTGCCACCTTGGTAGCGGCGATTGCTTTGCCCTTGTCCATTTTGCCTACTTTTGCGGTCATGCACTTGCTTGGCTATACGCTCAATAGCGTTACTTTGCTTGCCATTACGCTGGTGATTGGGATTTTGGTGGACGATGCGATTGTAGAAATTGAAAACATTGAAACACATTTACATCAAGGCAAACGCCCGTTTCAGGCTGCCTTAGACGCATCAGATGCCATTGGTTTTGCCGTGGTGGCGATTACAGGCACGATTGTGGCGGTATTTTTGTCTGTCAGCTTTATTGGTGGTGTGACGGGGCAATATTTTAGTCAATTTGGCGTAACGGTATCGGCGGCGGTGTTGGCGTCTTTGCTCGTGGCTCGTTTGGCAACCCCTTTGCTGGCAGCCTATTTGCTCAAACCACTTCACAAAAATACCCACGAAAACCAAAATAAAACAGGCAAATTGCACGGACTTTATTTGGCATTGCTTGCCAAAGCCTTGCATTTTCGCAAAACCACGCTGTTATTGGGTGGGGTATTTATGGTGGCGTCTTTTGCCCTGATACCGCTTTTGCCCACAGGATTTGTCCCCAAAGGCGATACAGGCAGAAGTCAGGTGGAGATTGCATTACCGCCTGCCAGTACGCTGGCTCAGACAGACAGCGTCTTAAAGCAAATTGAACAACGACTACAAAGCCGTGATGATGTGGCAGGCGTGTTTGTTACTTTGGGCAAAGGTGGGGAAATCAACAAAGGCGAATTGCTCATCAACCTAAAACCACACAGCGAACGTCAAATCAGCCAAAAACAATTTGAAGAAGAATTGCGACAAGAGTTACAACAATTTGCCGATATGCGTTTTTCGTTTCGCAACGAGCTGGCGGCACGAGATGTGTCCATTACGCTGGTGGGAAGCGACCCACAACAACTTCGCCAAACCGCCCAAACGCTCAAAGAACAAATGGCAACCTTACCATCGCTTGCCAACATTGGGATAAATGCCCCATTGATGAAACCAGAGGTGCAAGTTCGTCTCAATCACAGCGAAGCCAGTCGGCTTGGCGTTACGCCACAGGCGGTGGGGAATTTACTTCGCATTGCCACCGTTGGCGACACAGGGGGCAATTCGGCACGCTTTAATTTGAGCGACCGCCAACTGCCCATTCGGGTTACGCTTGGCGAACAAGACCGCAACAATTTGGCAGTGTTAAGCCATTTGCCCGTTGCCACAAACAATGGCACAACCGTACTGCTCAACAGCGTTGCCGAGTTGTTTATTGGCGAAACTTCATCAGGCATTGAGCGTTTTGACCGTGAACGCCAAGTGATTGTGGAAGTCGATTTGACCGAAGGTTACACCATTGGCGATGTGTTAAATGCCGTCAATGGCTTGCCCATTATGCAAGATTTGCCAGCAGGCGTGAAATTGCCCGAAACAGGCGATGCCGAGTACATGAGTGAAATGTTTGAGCAATTTGGCATGGCAATGGGTTTTGGCATTTTGATGGTTTTGATGGTGCTGATTTTGCTGTTTCGTGATTTTTTGCAACCCTTGACCATTTTGATTGCCTTGCCACTGTCTATTGGTGGGGCGATGGTGGGTTTGCTTTTGTATGGGGCGGCTTTGGATATGTCTTCTGTGATTGGCATTTTGATGTTGATGGGCATTGTAACCAAAAACTCCATTTTGCTGGTGGATTTTGTCATTGAAAAACGCAAGCAAGGCACAGACCGCCATACGGCACTCATGCAGTCGGGGGCAGAGCGAGCCAGACCGATTGTGATGACCACGATTGCGATGGTGGCAGGTATGTTGCCTGCGGTGTTTGCCAGTGGTGCTGGGGCGGCGTTTCGTGCTCCGATGGCGATTGCGGTCATTTGCGGACTGATAACTTCAACGTTACTCAGCTTGATTTTTGTGCCTGTCTTTTATGCGTTGATGGACGATGTCAAAAATTGGCTTGCCCCCAAATTGGCAAAACTGACTTCGGTTACCGAAGCCGACCGCCAGTTGGCAGAAAAAATGGGGGAATAA
- the purB gene encoding adenylosuccinate lyase, with protein MIDPISALSPLDGRYAKSVETLRPIFSEYGLMKARICVELEWLKSLSNEPKIAEVPDFSRETIAEIDSVMNDFSLAQAAEVKEIEATTNHDVKAIEYWLKKRFENNAEIQKVNEFIHFACTSEDINNLSHALMLLQARDEVILPKLAEITAKLQQLAHDLADVPMMSRTHGQPATPTTLGKEIANVLYRLNRQIKALKEQEFLGKINGAVGNYNAHMVAYPDVDWETHCRLFVEQSLGLTFNPYTIQIEPHDYIAEFFQIISRINTILIDFNRDVWGYISLGYFKQKVKAGEVGSSTMPHKVNPIDFENSEGNLGMANAVLGFLAEKLPVSRWQRDLTDSTVLRNMGVGVGYAVLGWVAHLRGLNKLEANPVVLAADLDATWELLAEPIQTVMRRYAVPNAYEQLKDLTRGKDGITPESLQQFINGLAIPDEAKAQLLALTPALYLGKAAALAKQI; from the coding sequence ATGATTGACCCCATTTCAGCCCTTTCCCCATTGGACGGACGCTACGCCAAATCGGTGGAAACCTTGCGCCCAATTTTCTCCGAATACGGCTTGATGAAAGCGCGGATTTGTGTGGAATTGGAATGGCTCAAATCCCTGTCCAATGAGCCAAAAATCGCCGAAGTGCCTGATTTTTCACGCGAAACGATTGCTGAAATTGACAGCGTGATGAACGATTTTTCGTTGGCGCAGGCTGCCGAAGTCAAAGAAATTGAAGCCACCACCAATCACGATGTGAAAGCGATTGAATATTGGCTGAAAAAGCGCTTTGAAAACAACGCTGAAATCCAAAAAGTAAATGAATTTATTCACTTTGCTTGTACTTCGGAAGACATCAACAATTTGTCGCATGCTTTGATGTTGTTGCAAGCGCGTGATGAAGTGATTTTGCCGAAATTGGCTGAAATTACCGCTAAATTGCAACAGTTAGCGCACGATTTGGCAGATGTGCCGATGATGTCGCGCACACACGGTCAGCCAGCCACGCCCACAACTTTGGGCAAGGAAATTGCGAATGTGTTGTACCGTTTGAATCGCCAAATCAAGGCTTTGAAAGAGCAAGAGTTTTTGGGCAAAATCAATGGCGCAGTTGGTAATTACAACGCGCACATGGTCGCTTATCCCGATGTGGATTGGGAAACGCATTGCCGTTTGTTTGTGGAACAATCGCTCGGCTTGACCTTCAATCCGTACACCATTCAGATTGAACCGCATGATTATATAGCGGAATTTTTCCAAATCATCAGCCGCATCAACACGATTTTGATTGATTTCAACCGCGATGTTTGGGGTTACATTTCATTGGGTTACTTTAAACAAAAAGTAAAAGCGGGCGAAGTGGGCAGCTCCACCATGCCGCACAAAGTTAATCCGATTGATTTTGAAAATTCGGAAGGCAATTTGGGCATGGCGAACGCTGTGTTGGGCTTTTTAGCGGAAAAATTGCCTGTGTCGCGTTGGCAACGTGATTTGACCGACAGCACGGTTTTGAGAAACATGGGCGTGGGTGTGGGTTATGCGGTGTTGGGCTGGGTAGCGCATTTGCGCGGCTTGAATAAATTGGAAGCGAACCCTGTGGTATTGGCGGCAGATTTGGATGCGACTTGGGAATTATTGGCCGAGCCAATTCAAACGGTAATGCGTCGCTATGCCGTGCCGAATGCTTATGAGCAGTTGAAAGATTTGACGCGCGGTAAAGATGGCATTACACCTGAAAGTTTGCAGCAATTTATCAATGGTTTGGCAATTCCAGACGAAGCGAAAGCGCAATTATTGGCTTTGACTCCTGCTCTATATTTAGGTAAAGCTGCCGCATTGGCAAAACAGATTTGA